From the genome of Mucilaginibacter paludis DSM 18603:
AGACGTGCGCAAAGCTACCCTGACATATGCAGCGTGATTGCGAAATATTTTTTGATATGCCTGATTTTTAGTAGTTTTATTACAGGGCAGATACTTTCGTTTGGTGTAATTAATACTACCGGATGCCAAGGGCTCATGAGAAAAAAACGGCCAATTATTTCTTCAGAATAACAACTTAAAAACATGAAAAAGATTTTATTTCTTACCGGTGATTTTGCAGAGGACTACGAAACCATGGTTCCTTTCCAGATGTTGCAGATGGTGGGTTTTGAGGTACACGCGGTTTGCCCCGGCAAAAAGAAGGGTCAAACGGTAAAAACCGCCATTCACGATTTTGAAGGCGATCAAACCTATACCGAAAAACCGGGACACAATTTCCAGTTAACTTATTCTTTTGATGACGTAAACCCTGCCGATTACGATGGCCTGGCCATTGCAGGCGGTCGCGCTCCCGAGTACCTGCGCCTAAACGAAAAGGTGATTAATATAGTACAGT
Proteins encoded in this window:
- a CDS encoding DJ-1/PfpI family protein codes for the protein MKKILFLTGDFAEDYETMVPFQMLQMVGFEVHAVCPGKKKGQTVKTAIHDFEGDQTYTEKPGHNFQLTYSFDDVNPADYDGLAIAGGRAPEYLRLNEKVINIVQYFMQHNKPVAAICHAPQILAAAGVLKGRKLTAYPAVGPEVTLAGGLFQSAQPNEAVVDGNLVTSPAWPGHPAFVAAFIKLLGVKIEL